Proteins from a genomic interval of Streptomyces sp. Tu6071:
- a CDS encoding ABC transporter permease, protein MLTFLLRRVAAGALLLFVVSLLSYLLLSVPHLDVGRQLLGQSAAQDAVDAKNAALGLDRPVLAQYGDWLAHALRGDLGTSWYTSENVTDAVAGRLPVTLSLMLGVTLVTTVASFALGVWAGVRRGAVDRLVQLLGVVGYALPGFLVTLVIVLLFAVRLNWFPAIGYTAFGDSPSGWLSTIALPVVSLSLASVAGVSQQVRGAVIDTLRQDYVRTLRARGLPPHRIVLRHVLRNASAPALSVLGMQFVGLLGGAVLVEQIFGLPGIGSMTVTYTTRGDIPVIMALVMLTVVGVVLVNLLVDLLIGWLNPKARTA, encoded by the coding sequence ATGCTGACCTTCCTCCTCCGCAGAGTCGCCGCCGGAGCCCTCCTCCTCTTCGTCGTCTCCCTGCTCTCCTACCTCCTCCTCTCCGTCCCGCACCTCGACGTCGGCCGCCAGCTCCTCGGCCAGAGCGCCGCCCAGGACGCCGTCGACGCCAAGAACGCCGCCCTCGGCCTCGACCGCCCGGTCCTCGCCCAGTACGGCGACTGGCTCGCCCACGCCCTGCGCGGTGACCTCGGCACCTCCTGGTACACGAGCGAGAACGTCACCGACGCCGTCGCGGGACGGCTCCCCGTGACCCTCAGCCTCATGCTCGGCGTCACCCTCGTGACGACGGTCGCCTCCTTCGCCCTCGGCGTGTGGGCGGGCGTCCGGCGCGGCGCGGTCGACCGCCTCGTGCAACTCCTCGGCGTCGTCGGCTACGCCCTGCCCGGCTTCCTCGTCACCCTCGTCATCGTGCTGCTCTTCGCCGTCCGGCTGAACTGGTTCCCCGCCATCGGCTACACCGCCTTCGGCGACTCCCCGAGCGGCTGGCTCTCGACCATCGCCCTCCCCGTCGTCTCGCTCTCCCTCGCCTCGGTGGCGGGTGTCTCGCAACAGGTGCGCGGAGCCGTCATCGACACCCTGCGCCAGGACTACGTCCGCACCCTGCGCGCCCGCGGCCTCCCGCCGCACCGCATCGTGCTGCGCCACGTCCTGCGCAACGCCTCGGCGCCCGCGCTCTCCGTCCTCGGGATGCAGTTCGTCGGGCTCCTCGGCGGCGCCGTCCTCGTCGAGCAGATCTTCGGACTGCCCGGCATCGGCTCCATGACCGTCACCTACACGACCCGCGGCGACATCCCCGTGATCATGGCCCTCGTCATGCTCACCGTCGTCGGCGTCGTGCTCGTCAACCTCCTCGTCGACCTCCTGATCGGCTGGCTCAACCCGAAGGCGAGGACCGCGTGA
- a CDS encoding dipeptide/oligopeptide/nickel ABC transporter permease/ATP-binding protein, with amino-acid sequence MSENPHTVARGTDTVPARPTATPVTAVLGPVPPTAGDPPVAPPRARTGTTGRLARHPLGAGSAVLLLLIVLAVLLAPLLTSADPSASSLSGAFAHPGAGHPLGLDSAGRDILARLLYGGRETLGGAALSLVIALVLGVPAGLYAGYRGGLFDAVAGWFVNLVMALPAMVVLLAGRAILGPRVWVLMVVLGVLVAPSFFRLVRGIVADVRGELYVDAARVSGLGDRRIVARHVLVVVRAPLIIQLALVAGLAIGLQAGLEFLGIGSGSSPTWGAMLDEAFKNIQRAPVLMLWPGLALGLTSGALVLLAAALRDVLEDRGTTRGGRTTKRATAPLPEPAPSAAPTERGALLSLRDLAVAYTLPDGTTKEVVHGIDLDLAPGEILGLVGESGSGKTQTAFSVLGILPDGGTVTRGSVTVAGTEIVGLPEKRHRALRGSVVAYVPQEPMSNLDPAFTIGSQLVEPLRTVLGLRRAEARTRALDLLRAVGIPDPERAFRAYPHEISGGMAQRVLIAGAMSCDPRLLIADEPTTALDVRVQAEILALLRRLREERGLGILLVTHNLGVVADLCDRVAVMSGGRLVETGTAEQVLHAPRDPCTRALLDAVLDDVPARAPWQPTPAAATKDATA; translated from the coding sequence GTGAGCGAGAACCCGCACACCGTCGCGAGGGGCACGGACACGGTTCCGGCCCGCCCCACCGCAACCCCGGTCACCGCCGTCCTCGGCCCCGTGCCGCCCACCGCCGGTGACCCGCCCGTCGCACCGCCCCGTGCCCGCACCGGTACCACCGGCCGGCTCGCCCGCCACCCGCTCGGCGCGGGCTCCGCCGTACTCCTCCTGCTCATCGTGCTCGCGGTGCTCCTCGCCCCGCTGCTCACCTCCGCCGACCCCTCGGCCTCCTCGCTCAGCGGTGCCTTCGCCCACCCCGGCGCGGGCCACCCCCTCGGCCTCGACTCGGCCGGCCGCGACATCCTCGCCCGGCTCCTGTACGGCGGTCGCGAGACGCTCGGGGGAGCGGCGCTCTCCCTCGTCATCGCCCTCGTCCTCGGCGTCCCTGCCGGGCTCTACGCCGGTTACCGCGGCGGCCTCTTCGACGCCGTCGCCGGATGGTTCGTCAACCTCGTCATGGCGCTGCCCGCCATGGTCGTCCTCCTCGCCGGGCGCGCCATCCTCGGCCCCCGCGTGTGGGTGCTCATGGTCGTCCTCGGCGTGCTCGTCGCGCCCAGCTTCTTCCGGCTCGTGCGCGGCATCGTCGCGGACGTACGCGGCGAGCTGTACGTGGACGCCGCCCGGGTCTCCGGGCTCGGCGACCGCAGGATCGTGGCCCGGCACGTCCTCGTCGTGGTCCGCGCGCCCCTCATCATCCAGCTCGCCCTCGTCGCCGGACTCGCCATCGGCCTCCAGGCGGGCCTCGAATTCCTCGGCATCGGCAGCGGCTCCTCGCCGACGTGGGGCGCGATGCTCGACGAGGCGTTCAAGAACATCCAGCGCGCCCCCGTCCTCATGCTGTGGCCGGGACTCGCGCTCGGCCTCACGAGCGGCGCCCTCGTCCTGCTGGCCGCCGCGCTGCGCGACGTACTGGAGGACAGGGGCACGACCCGGGGCGGGCGCACCACGAAGAGGGCCACCGCACCGCTCCCGGAGCCCGCCCCGTCCGCCGCCCCCACCGAGCGCGGCGCCCTCCTCTCCCTCCGGGACCTCGCCGTCGCCTACACCCTCCCCGACGGCACCACCAAGGAGGTCGTGCACGGCATCGACCTGGACCTCGCCCCCGGCGAGATCCTCGGCCTCGTCGGCGAGTCCGGCTCCGGGAAGACGCAGACCGCCTTCTCCGTCCTCGGCATCCTCCCCGACGGCGGCACCGTCACCCGCGGCAGCGTGACCGTCGCGGGCACCGAGATCGTCGGGCTCCCCGAGAAGCGGCACCGCGCGCTGCGCGGCAGCGTCGTCGCGTACGTACCGCAGGAGCCCATGAGCAATCTCGACCCCGCCTTCACGATCGGCAGCCAGCTCGTCGAGCCCCTGCGCACCGTCCTCGGCCTCCGCCGCGCCGAGGCCCGCACCCGCGCCCTCGACCTGTTGCGGGCCGTCGGGATACCCGACCCCGAACGCGCCTTCCGCGCCTACCCGCACGAGATCTCCGGCGGCATGGCCCAGCGCGTCCTCATCGCGGGCGCCATGTCCTGCGACCCGCGGCTCCTCATCGCCGACGAACCGACCACCGCCCTCGACGTGCGCGTCCAGGCCGAGATCCTCGCCCTCCTGCGCCGCCTGCGCGAGGAGCGCGGCCTCGGCATCCTCCTCGTCACCCACAACCTGGGAGTCGTCGCGGACCTGTGCGACCGCGTTGCCGTGATGAGCGGGGGCCGCCTCGTCGAGACCGGGACCGCCGAACAGGTCCTGCACGCCCCGCGCGACCCCTGTACGCGCGCCCTGCTCGACGCCGTGCTCGACGACGTACCGGCCCGAGCGCCCTGGCAGCCGACCCCCGCCGCAGCGACGAAGGACGCGACCGCATGA
- a CDS encoding ATP-binding cassette domain-containing protein has product MSTHHEPDGTDTLLAVRDLRVSFRGKGRRAPRTEVLKGVGLGIRPGETLGLVGESGSGKTTIGRAVLGLVPVDSGSITFAGARLDGMKRARRRALGRDLQVIFQDPYTSLNPSRTVGDTLAEPLLAQGVRAKEARGRVGDFLSRVRLPADAAARLPREFSGGQRQRVAIARALALRPRLVVCDEPVSALDLTTQAAVLELLLELQEQTGVAYLFVSHDLSVVRYMSHRVSVIHHGEIVETGPADRVTSHPDHPYTRTLLLSAPVADVTRQRQRREEAAHARAAAG; this is encoded by the coding sequence ATGAGCACCCACCACGAGCCGGACGGCACCGACACCCTCCTCGCCGTCCGCGATCTGCGCGTCTCCTTCCGGGGCAAGGGCCGCCGTGCCCCCCGCACCGAGGTGCTCAAGGGCGTCGGGCTCGGCATCCGCCCCGGCGAGACACTCGGCCTCGTCGGCGAATCCGGTTCCGGCAAGACGACTATCGGACGGGCCGTGCTCGGTCTCGTCCCGGTCGACTCGGGCAGCATCACCTTCGCGGGCGCACGCCTCGACGGCATGAAACGCGCCCGCCGCCGCGCGCTCGGCCGCGACCTCCAGGTCATCTTCCAGGACCCGTACACGTCCCTGAACCCCTCACGGACCGTCGGCGACACCCTCGCCGAACCCCTCCTCGCGCAGGGCGTCCGGGCCAAGGAGGCGCGCGGGCGGGTCGGCGACTTCCTCTCCCGGGTGCGGCTGCCCGCCGACGCCGCCGCACGCCTGCCCCGGGAGTTCTCCGGCGGCCAGCGCCAGCGCGTGGCCATCGCCCGCGCCCTCGCGCTGCGCCCCCGCCTCGTCGTGTGCGACGAACCGGTCTCCGCGCTCGACCTCACGACCCAGGCCGCCGTCCTCGAACTCCTCCTCGAACTCCAGGAACAGACCGGCGTCGCCTACCTCTTCGTCTCGCACGACCTCTCCGTCGTGCGGTACATGAGCCACCGCGTGAGCGTCATCCACCACGGCGAGATCGTCGAGACGGGCCCCGCCGACCGCGTCACGAGCCACCCCGACCACCCCTACACCCGCACCCTGCTCCTCTCGGCCCCGGTCGCCGACGTCACTCGCCAACGACAACGCCGGGAGGAGGCGGCCCACGCGAGGGCGGCGGCCGGCTGA